Proteins co-encoded in one Aspergillus flavus chromosome 2, complete sequence genomic window:
- a CDS encoding fungal-specific transcription factor domain-containing protein → MSDPNRPPPFHYPSYTSSSSSEYPGNEATFNDWAVPQYSQPSYAPSVTYDMVAGFAENPAGASPMFSGERALNSKVAIPRSANPSNWTSSGRVSRACENCREQKAKCSGHRPTCQRCQEAGTRCSYGDRKREKMAKQLSDLTNQKHIYEALLEDVCSKVDSQTAQHIQQVVNEQRAGNDQAFGRKASISLSTVRGADTPADPEPDSISSLVALDYINEDFNRDEKIQAMGFVGEHSEITWLYRLRRMLERSSPVTPSPKESWDRQSVASVSFFPDDSDIPVIDNVDPMQRPSQVLADQLVDTYFSIIHPFFPIIGKAIFLRQYKSFYSTPFVRPGKRWLAILNLIFGIAARYCHQMQSDARDTPDDGPLYFSRAWKLSMSDVALLDHPNLQQVQVEGLTSFYLLSVGQVNRSWRICGTSIRSAVIMGLNLRNESSMVVHTSKETRYRVWWSIYMLDIQLSVMTGRPPHCSSDFCTTPHPVPFQEEEFLDDNVAQIIMDNESRNIFMEALSSRNSTKSTSEVTSSEGFGPPMSHHGKQYGQAAYNAVDSLTPNTSLYFLCLVDLGLIMRESIDTLYAPGAARKSWREVEIAISTLNGKVDAWLSRLPTAFHFTHGHQAFERQRSCLGFHFYSAKLLITQPCLSRLTRKAPGVEIPGNFCNTMAVMCVDLAGQMLDLLPDSPEPSWVYHVSPWWCVLHFLMQSTAVLLTELLLLAKEGTVQHRTAWEKFCKVSRWLAVMSTKDLSFQRAQLVCRDLLSQNSLEPDIGVYTDNDKN, encoded by the exons ATGTCCGACCCCAACCGTCCTCCTCCCTTTCATTATCCGTCTTAcacctcttcatcctcatccgaGTATCCAGGAAATGAGGCCACCTTCAACGACTGGGCGGTGCCCCAGTATTCGCAGCCGTCATATGCACCTTCCGTGACCTACGACATGGTAGCTGGCTTTGCGGAAAACCCCGCAGGTGCTTCGCCTATGTTTTCTGGTGAGAGAGCTTTAAATTCCAAGGTAGCAATTCCCAGATCAGCAAACCCGAGCAACTGGACCAGCAGCGGACGGGTCAGTCGGGCATGCGAGAATTGTCGAGAACAGAAAGCCAAATGTAGCGGGCATCGCCCAACTTGTCAGCGATGCCAAGAAGCTGGCACTCGTTGCTCGTACGGCGATCGGAAACGAGAGAAGATGGCCAA GCAACTGAGTGATCTGACAAACCAGAAGCATATTTATGAAGCCCTATTGGAAGATGTTTGCTCTAAGGTGGATTCGCAAACTGCCCAACATATCCAGCAGGTTGTAAATGAG CAACGCGCCGGCAATGACCAAGCATTTGGTCGGAAGGCATCAATCTCTCTATCCACTGTTAGAGGAGCTGATACTCCAGCTGATCCGGAGCCCGATTCGATTTCCTCCTTGGTGGCGTTGGATTACATCAACGAAGATTTCAACCGTGATGAGAAGATACAAGCAATGGGATTTGTCGGAGAACATTCCGAGATAACATGGCTCTATAGGTTGAGGCGAATGCTTGAACGCTCCAGTCCTGTCACTCCCAGTCCCAAAGAGAGTTGGGATCGCCAGTCAGTTGCGTCTGTGAGCTTTTTCCCCGACGATTCGGACATCCCTGTCATAGATAATGTCGATCCTATGCAGCGGCCTTCCCAGGTGCTTGCTGACCAGCTTGTGGATACTTACTTCTCCATCATCCATCCTTTCTTCCCGATTATCGGCAAGGCGATCTTCTTGAGGCAGTACAAGTCTTTCTACTCAACTCCTTTCGTGCGGCCAGGAAAGAGATGGCTTGCCATACTAAACCTAATTTTTGGTATTGCTGCGAGGTACTGTCACCAGATGCAGTCTGACGCCCGAGATACACCAGACGATGGGCCCTTATACTTTTCACGGGCATGGAAACTCAGTATGAGCGACGTGGCTCTATTGGATCATCCGAATCTACAACAGGTGCAAGTGGAGGGTCTAACATCGTTCTATCTCCTTTCAGTGGGACAAGTCAATAG GTCGTGGAGAATATGTGGTACCTCAATAAGATCCGCTGTTATTATGGGATTGAATCTACGTAACGAGAGCAGTATGGTTGTCCACACATCTAAAGAGACTCGCTATCGCGTATGGTGGTCCATTTACATGCTAGATATCCAACTCTCTGTGATGACTGGCCGTCCACCCCACTGCAGCAGCGACTTCTGTACTACACCCCACCCGGTGCCATTTCAGGAGGAAGAATTTCTAGATGATAACGTCGCTCAAATTATCATGGATAATGAGAGCCGTAACATCTTCATGGAGGCGCTATCCTCAAGGAACTCGACAAAATCTACCAGCGAAGTAACATCCTCCGAAGGCTTTGGGCCCCCAATGTCGCACCATGGTAAACAATATGGGCAAGCTGCCTACAATGCTGTGGACTCGCTCACGCCGAATACCTCGctatattttctttgtctcgtTGACCTAGGATTGATCATGCGAGAGTCTATTGACACATTATATGCTCCAGGAGCTGCTCGAAAGTCCTGGCGTGAGGTAGAGATAGCCATCTCCACCCTGAATGGCAAAGTAGACGCATGGCTCTCCCGGCTTCCGACAGCCTTCCACTTTACTCACGGTCACCAAGCGTTTGAGAGGCAGCGGTCATGTCTCGGCTTCCATTTCTACAGTGCCAAGCTCTTGATTACTCAGCCATGTCTTAGTCGTCTCACACGGAAGGCGCCGGGTGTTGAAATACCAGGAAATTTCTGCAATACAATGGCGGTTATGTGTGTTGATCTAGCGGGCCAAATGCTTGACCTCTTACCCGATTCGCCGGAACCTTCATGGGTCTACCATGTCTCACCTTGGTGGTGTGTTCTGCACTTTCTCATGCAATCGACCGCCGTGCTCCTGACTGAGCTATTACTCCTTGCAAAGGAAGGAACTGTCCAACACAGGACGGCTTGGGAAAAATTTTGCAAGGTGTCGCGCTGGCTAGCTGTGATGTCAACGAAAGACTTATCGTTTCAACGGGCTCAACTCGTGTGTAGAGACCTACTTTCTCAGAATTCTTTGGAACCTGACATTGGAGTCTACACGGACAATGACAAAAACTGA
- a CDS encoding vacuolar membrane-associated protein iml1: MSLRGPMKHSHLRQVSAASLETLSTTRSLALSQTDGQSDKPSTPDERTIRLSSTGLDRRQCSLWVHDETFSKEEILFNQAAFTDMGVEVGDVIEILPARYPGDGTHSAKTDFGSRSLRDSHVESSSTLHSDSMSKFKTPLQSRCLFVVKPLPQDIKTRNPKLELSVTTSIANIFGFKNRTTVHISIVDRAQCAASHVDISFRDQYMVRSDMWRLVMSELAERIVYKGQKIVFTGSIKATVKNIFIRGKKVLSGFFSPQTIPVFRSESAKYVLFIQMSREMWDFDSEGTGDILFSRVINGFLPELFKRWVNSDARHLVTIVLFTRVEYDASAIASSTFSSENLTSMFGPNHVPTRDFYRVVVNDMASGHWTTILDELKKDFRTFLRDVSILNVHNADTPTFNATGASKSQPATIAGRPSTALRGNILEAIHLASSHLAFDHIDRDMVHTGTSIIVITPGSGVFEVSYESLASTTEALTNRGIAIDLVCLSPMPLHSVPLFKYREPAHRPTTAAFGDIQHGGYSPEMRHSFASISSKTPHLSPKSALLDSFTGMSSKSQWSGRSNEWNYGIPHWLDISYWNPETYRESRRILKKDPNAPIPFTVTKQSKVFVPRVRMYEIQMMGVMESEQSNISIPYLSEGPNISRATSSTLGSSPGSLVPPKATFRRNSPFRHQLSDSLRPEPFLHNMASSKDAMLTIPKKTPKTVLSWMDNYDENVFQPFRKRRHRRKPSKIKRPSEPEVKASNAHERISARSISRLRENESTRSASRQIDIPLPAPKSPVSTKSASPKKPALKSSSKTKLPRISRTISFALRGLSSTPPRAQASTEVNVEHARGLPTSNSRKLSGVLADNRSVDSLSASDSASTVIDLAPSPETPQKPIKNTAITPSRPISIKVPPKQPLQDTEQQGRPAIPESVSTTTTEIPLGDDTRLTAQPRRHGPKFEVNLSSGSRNGSSKSPQSKALAPWVRSVNPCNTPREVLRDTSWFGRWQHAYPRPPHVAVVKWKSLKSPAVLPLTTEEFPTPSELASDYLQTPYRVFPNEDSEGIEAPKTRGVLLREMISLRLSHGFQIVVGKNVVEASAQYTLQSPNVFDTHALERAGATVFLSKGNSIHRLICVEGAEIEVTRYTHRTSSLLASDQKRKFTLYSPAMRTILSPEYVVKDIKLDSTYEEYNWNYADNYVAGHRDYLFNPAQQLHFWRVRYVLIPMRLHFKSRRLHGFNEDNEEEIHLLGINQLTHIWQRHKYIPPEEKRFESSNKKRDQNPLNIMYQTRNPSEVIAAELDRIILVDPGLDSSPAQLLPESELLERSGISLSSLAQIIQGEKGVRMMDRRWHWRLHYNCFIGFELTTWLLQNFRDIDSREEAVEFGNELMKHGLFQHVEKRHNFRDGNYFYQISSEYRVSRPESRGSWFPQIRPDKSVPSTPVGEASKGSPISGHTRSDSTEDTQSQTPSTPSKLKNKASITLSKTMKYDVDPRKRSNRPEVIDLHYDRLHNPENCFHIELSWMNTTPKLIEDTVLSWASTAEKFGLKLVQVPIAEACAIDKTQPFRKPYCVQLKAPPPKGPIPLQCNSESFSQPVTLDHQYFHKALLRKFDFVLDFEARSSYPADVEVSYSWGMPDYQYPQYIHRSGSVLAQITGEGDFLLLANRLVSTRSAASRDMPRHERLDRPDQYRARAGTYDPVDRISPRLSPMARPVHEVHSPLSPQGHASIDSANLYRAPEHILTGFADFCNDPARLEQFYSEAQVRATSTKVGPAPTTLTDASIPSLELPASVVSHHISPPPGLPSRSSHNIAAPLSEIRRSRDDSNMSRGSPRSGSLRPLSLT, encoded by the coding sequence ATGTCTCTACGGGGACCCATGAAGCACTCGCACCTGAGACAGGTGAGCGCTGCCAGTCTAGAGACTCTCTCTACCACTCGTTCCCTGGCACTATCTCAGACCGATGGTCAGAGTGATAAACCGTCGACTCCCGATGAAAGGACAATTCGGTTATCTTCTACTGGCTTGGATCGTCGCCAATGCTCGCTCTGGGTTCATGATGAGACTTTCTCCAAGGAGGAAATCCTGTTCAATCAGGCCGCCTTCACCGACATGGGCGTGGAGGTTGGTGATGTGATCGAGATATTACCTGCTCGGTATCCCGGAGATGGTACCCATTCTGCTAAAACAGATTTCGGGTCGAGATCTTTGCGCGACAGCCATGTTGAATCGAGCTCTACGCTTCATTCAGACTCAATGTCCAAGTTTAAAACCCCTTTGCAAAGTCGGTGTCTCTTCGTGGTCAAACCCTTGCCGCAAGACATAAAGACACGAAATCCCAAGCTAGAGCTTTCGGTCACTACCAGTATCGCCAACATATTCGGGTTCAAGAACCGGACAACCGTCCATATCTCGATTGTAGACCGTGCTCAATGCGCTGCCTCTCATGTTGATATCTCCTTCCGTGACCAGTATATGGTCAGGTCTGACATGTGGAGGCTGGTCATGTCGGAGTTAGCAGAGAGGATCGTTTACAAGGGACAGAAAATCGTATTCACTGGTAGTATCAAGGCAACTGTAAAAAATATCTTCATTCGTGGCAAAAAGGTCCTCTCCGGTTTTTTCTCGCCCCAAACCATTCCAGTGTTCCGCAGCGAATCGGCGAAGTACGTGTTGTTCATCCAGATGTCAAGGGAAATGTGGGATTTCGACTCGGAAGGCACTGGGGACATTCTATTTAGCAGAGTTATCAATGGGTTTCTCCCTGAGTTGTTTAAACGGTGGGTCAATTCAGATGCGAGGCACCTGGTGACCATCGTATTATTCACGCGGGTTGAGTACGATGCATCGGCCATTGCCTCTTCCACTTTTAGTTCAGAGAACCTGACGAGCATGTTCGGTCCGAACCACGTTCCCACAAGGGACTTCTATCGGGTAGTGGTCAATGACATGGCGAGTGGCCATTGGACTACTATCTTGGATGAACTAAAGAAGGATTTCAGGACCTTCCTAAGGGACGTATCGATACTCAATGTACACAATGCAGATACTCCAACGTTCAACGCAACTGGTGCATCCAAATCCCAGCCGGCGACCATTGCAGGGCGGCCAAGCACCGCTCTCCGTGGGAACATACTCGAAGCTATCCATCTTGCATCTTCTCATCTAGCATTCGACCATATTGACCGTGATATGGTTCATACAGGCACTTCAATTATAGTCATTACGCCCGGAAGCGGTGTTTTTGAAGTATCATACGAATCGCTAGCCTCCACCACTGAAGCACTCACAAACCGCGGGATCGCCATTGATCTTGTCTGTCTTAGCCCTATGCCTCTCCACTCCGTGCCTCTGTTCAAGTATCGGGAGCCAGCCCATAGGCCTACCACTGCCGCATTCGGCGATATTCAACATGGAGGTTATTCCCCTGAAATGCGCCATTCGTTTGCGAGCATATCAAGTAAGACGCCACACCTTTCCCCGAAGTCAGCTCTCCTGGATTCATTCACGGGGATGAGCTCTAAATCACAGTGGTCTGGTCGGTCAAATGAATGGAATTATGGGATCCCCCACTGGCTTGATATATCATATTGGAACCCTGAAACCTACAGAGAGTCTCGACGTATCTTGAAAAAAGACCCCAATGCGCCTATTCCATTCACTGTCACCAAGCAGTCGAAAGTTTTCGTTCCGCGGGTGCGAATGTATGAAATCCAAATGATGGGCGTGATGGAGAGTGAACAATCAAACATATCTATCCCCTACCTCTCAGAAGGGCCGAATATATCTAGAGCGACCAGTTCCACCCTTGGTTCTAGCCCAGGTAGTCTTGTACCCCCTAAGGCTACTTTCAGGCGCAATTCTCCTTTTCGACATCAGCTGAGCGACAGTCTCCGACCGGAGCCTTTCCTTCATAACATGGCAAGCTCAAAGGATGCAATGCTTACTATACCAAAGAAAACGCCAAAAACGGTGCTTTCCTGGATGGACAATTATGACGAAAATGTGTTTCAGCCTTTTAGAAAGCGGCGACATCGCCGGAAGCCGTCAAAGATTAAACGACCTAGTGAGCCAGAAGTGAAGGCATCTAATGCGCATGAAAGAATTTCTGCTAGATCGATATCGCGTCTTAGGGAAAACGAGAGTACTCGTTCAGCATCGCGACAGATTGACATCCCGCTTCCAGCCCCTAAGAGCCCTGTGTCTACGAAAAGCGCTTCTCCCAAGAAACCAGCCTTAAAAAGCTCCTCCAAAACCAAGTTGCCACGTATATCGCGCACAATCAGCTTCGCTCTCCGTGGCCTAAGTTCCACTCCTCCCAGAGCTCAAGCAAGCACGGAAGTAAATGTTGAGCACGCCAGAGGCTTGCCGACATCAAATTCAAGGAAGTTGTCGGGTGTGCTTGCAGACAATAGAAGCGTGGATTCTTTGAGTGCGTCAGATAGTGCATCGACCGTAATCGACCTGGCCCCGTCCCCAGAAACACCCCAAAAGCCAATAAAGAATACGGCCATTACGCCATCAAGACCGATATCGATCAAAGTGCCTCCCAAACAGCCGCTGCAAGACACAGAGCAGCAAGGACGTCCAGCCATACCGGAGTCGGTCTCGACTACAACCACGGAGATCCCTCTAGGTGATGATACTCGCCTCACAGCTCAACCAAGACGGCATGGACCTAAGTTCGAGGTAAACTTGAGTAGTGGATCGCGCAATGGATCTTCAAAAAGTCCCCAAAGCAAGGCATTGGCTCCTTGGGTGCGCTCAGTGAACCCCTGCAACACCCCAAGAGAGGTGTTACGAGACACTAGCTGGTTTGGGCGCTGGCAGCATGCTTATCCACGGCCTCCTCATGTTGCGGTGGTCAAATGGAAAAGCTTGAAGTCCCCGGCTGTTCTCCCGCTGACAACAGAGGAGTTCCCCACGCCAAGTGAACTTGCCTCGGACTATTTGCAGACTCCATACCGTGTCTTCCCCAACGAAGACTCAGAAGGTATTGAGGCGCCCAAAACCAGAGGCGTGCTTCTCCGGGAAATGATTTCACTACGGCTTTCCCACGGGTTCCAAATCGTTGTCGGGAAAAATGTAGTTGAAGCTTCCGCGCAATATACCCTCCAGTCACCGAACGTATTCGACACTCATGCTTTAGAAAGGGCCGGGGCTACTGTCTTTTTGTCCAAAGGTAACTCGATACATCGACTTATTTGTGTTGAAGGTGCGGAGATTGAAGTCACGCGATACACGCATCGAACTTCCTCGCTTTTAGCGTCTGatcagaaaaggaaattcacTCTGTATTCTCCGGCAATGAGAACAATCCTAAGTCCCGAATATGTGGTAAaggatataaaattagaCTCGACGTACGAGGAATACAACTGGAACTACGCTGATAATTATGTGGCCGGCCACCGAGACTACTTGTTCAATCCAGCCCAACAACTCCACTTCTGGCGTGTGCGCTACGTCCTGATCCCGATGCGTTTGCACTTCAAATCTCGACGGCTTCATGGATTCAATGaagacaatgaagaagaaattcatcTGCTTGGCATCAATCAGCTCACACATATATGGCAGCGCCACAAGTATATTCCTCCGGAAGAAAAGCGGTTTGAAAGCTCCAACAAAAAGAGGGACCAGAACCCCCTCAACATTATGTACCAGACACGGAATCCATCCGAGGTTATTGCGGCTGAATTAGACCGTATCATACTTGTGGATCCTGGCCTAGACTCCTCCCCTGCACAGCTACTTCCAGAGTCAGAGCTGCTCGAGCGCTCTGGTATCAGTTTATCATCCTTGGCGCAGATAATCCAGGGGGAAAAGGGAGTTAGGATGATGGATCGAAGGTGGCATTGGCGGCTGCACTACAATTGTTTCATTGGCTTCGAGCTTACAACTTGGCTGCTCCAAAACTTCCGCGACATTGACAGCCGGGAAGAGGCGGTCGAATTTGGTAACGAGTTGATGAAACACGGTCTCTTCCAGCATGTAGAAAAGCGGCACAACTTCCGGGATGGCAATTATTTCTACCAGATCTCTAGCGAGTATCGTGTCTCGCGACCTGAATCTCGTGGTAGCTGGTTCCCTCAAATACGACCGGATAAGTCAGTTCCTTCAACCCCGGTGGGTGAGGCCTCGAAAGGTTCCCCTATAAGTGGCCATACCCGCTCCGACAGTACCGAGGATACACAGTCGCAGACCCCAAGCACGCCGtcaaaattaaagaataaagCCTCGATCACGTTGTCTAAAACTATGAAATACGACGTCGACCCCCGCAAACGCTCAAATCGCCCTGAGGTCATTGATCTCCATTATGATCGACTGCATAATCCCGAGAATTGCTTCCACATAGAGCTCAGCTGGATGAACACCACTCCCAAACTCATTGAGGATACGGTCCTGTCGTGGGCTTCGACAGCCGAGAAATTTGGACTTAAGCTCGTCCAAGTTCCCATTGCTGAAGCCTGCGCTATTGACAAAACACAGCCATTCCGAAAGCCATACTGTGTCCAACTcaaagctcctcctcctaAGGGCCCCATTCCACTCCAGTGCAACTCAGAGTCATTCTCCCAGCCGGTTACATTAGACCATCAGTACTTCCATAAAGCCCTCTTACGGAAGTTCGACTTCGTCCTTGACTTTGAGGCCAGGTCCTCTTATCCCGCGGATGTCGAAGTGTCATATTCCTGGGGCATGCCTGACTATCAGTACCCTCAGTATATTCATCGATCTGGCAGTGTTCTAGCTCAGATCACTGGCGAAGGAGATTTTTTACTTCTTGCCAACAGACTTGTCAGCACACGCAGTGCTGCCAGTCGAGACATGCCGAGACATGAGCGGTTAGACCGGCCTGATCAATATCGGGCTCGTGCAGGGACCTACGATCCTGTGGACCGTATCTCTCCACGCCTTTCGCCCATGGCTCGGCCAGTCCACGAGGTTCATAGCCCCCTGAGCCCTCAGGGACACGCGAGCATTGATTCTGCAAATCTGTATCGAGCCCCCGAACATATTCTTACTGGGTTTGCAGATTTCTGCAATGATCCGGCTAGACTCGAGCAATTCTACAGTGAGGCGCAGGTGCGGGCGACTTCAACAAAGGTCGGCCCGGCGCCTACCACACTTACGGATGCGTCCATACCTTCTCTTGAACTACCTGCCAGTGTTGTTAGCCATCACATATCACCCCCACCTGGTCTACCATCAAGATCGTCACATAATATCGCCGCGCCACTGTCTGAGATCAGAAGGTCACGAGATGATAGTAATATGTCCAGAGGCAGTCCAAGAAGCGGCAGCTTGAGGCCACTTTCTCTAACATAA